A DNA window from Lujinxingia litoralis contains the following coding sequences:
- a CDS encoding isochorismate synthase produces the protein MANHLSASSPAPLRWLRPDVQPSFALLDTRELFERGRHAGRAFFLRTPAGEGWESEELLGLGCAREYAGPGALASAAPALQALRQHTPALPQDLRLLAWTAFDPTYDRTHDTTWADFTPQSLYLPELLVLRRGDHTTILVCAASEPPQQVFQRWLSVLDSPHSAPPPASTPASSSFALADEHRRFTENVAHFVANPDLGKVVFARRDARPGVADARMPAILDGLHQRYPECAIYALSPRHGAPVFVGATPETLVSARDAQLHTMALAGTTRGRSAPDSPERRAAEAALLASPKDRDEHHFVVDMIASALRELGAEPHHGDAPQIKVLANVSHLETPVHAPLTPAFGLLDALDALHPTPAVCGQPRDQARQRIAQREGFDRGLYAGPLGTMNLAGEGRFFVALRCGLLSQSGTLLFAGAGITAESDPQVEWDETGAKLAALGSVLSQEAHP, from the coding sequence ATGGCCAACCACCTCTCCGCCAGTTCGCCAGCCCCCTTGCGCTGGCTGCGCCCCGATGTGCAGCCTTCGTTCGCGCTTCTGGATACTCGCGAACTTTTTGAACGCGGGCGTCACGCCGGGCGCGCCTTCTTCCTGCGCACGCCCGCCGGCGAAGGCTGGGAGAGTGAAGAGCTCCTGGGGCTGGGCTGCGCCCGGGAGTATGCGGGCCCTGGCGCCCTGGCCTCAGCGGCCCCGGCCTTACAGGCGTTGCGCCAACACACCCCGGCGCTCCCGCAAGACCTTCGTCTCCTGGCCTGGACCGCCTTTGACCCGACCTACGACCGTACACACGACACCACCTGGGCCGACTTCACCCCGCAATCCCTCTACCTGCCCGAGCTGCTGGTCCTGCGACGCGGCGACCACACCACGATCCTCGTCTGCGCGGCGAGTGAGCCTCCGCAACAGGTCTTTCAACGCTGGCTCAGCGTTCTGGACAGCCCCCACTCCGCACCGCCCCCGGCGTCCACACCGGCCTCATCGTCCTTTGCACTCGCCGACGAACACCGACGCTTTACCGAAAACGTCGCTCACTTTGTGGCCAACCCCGACCTGGGCAAAGTCGTCTTCGCCCGTCGCGACGCACGCCCGGGCGTCGCCGACGCCCGGATGCCCGCCATCCTCGACGGACTCCACCAACGCTACCCGGAATGCGCGATCTACGCGCTGAGCCCTCGCCACGGGGCTCCGGTCTTTGTGGGCGCCACCCCCGAAACCCTCGTCAGCGCCCGCGACGCTCAACTCCACACGATGGCCCTGGCCGGAACCACCCGGGGACGCAGCGCCCCCGATTCCCCGGAACGCCGCGCCGCCGAAGCAGCCCTGCTCGCCAGTCCCAAAGACCGCGACGAACACCACTTCGTCGTCGACATGATCGCCTCGGCCCTGCGCGAACTCGGCGCCGAACCTCACCACGGCGACGCCCCGCAGATCAAAGTCCTGGCCAACGTCTCCCACCTGGAGACCCCCGTCCATGCCCCGCTCACCCCGGCCTTCGGACTCCTGGACGCCCTCGATGCCCTCCATCCCACCCCGGCCGTCTGCGGGCAGCCTCGCGATCAGGCTCGCCAGCGCATCGCCCAACGCGAGGGGTTCGACCGGGGCCTCTACGCCGGCCCCCTGGGAACCATGAACCTGGCCGGGGAAGGTCGCTTCTTTGTCGCCCTTCGCTGCGGACTCCTCTCCCAGAGCGGCACCCTCCTCTTTGCCGGCGCGGGAATCACCGCCGAAAGCGATCCTCAGGTCGAGTGGGACGAAACCGGCGCCAAGCTCGCCGCCCTGGGCAGCGTGCTCAGCCAGGAGGCCCACCCATGA
- a CDS encoding TPM domain-containing protein has product MRHLSLQCLMMLVLTLVASSALALSVEEVPNPRHVNAWVTDHADILTPEQELELNTMLHELEHLTSVEVALVTLHSVDAPTPKDFATRLFNYWGVGKEELNNGLLVLLVMDERRLEMETGYGLEGVLTDGWLATIQAEHMVPHFKEGQFGIGLTSGLAEIYRRLTPHPLPTPHPGPALPPTSEDAWPGGAGLADFAAVSSLADFNDLLDLVAREGINAADFNDRVETQPPNTCVSCSCLSFMFILLLYLRIAARRVGIHFGGSIGGGGGGGGGSFGGGRSGGGGSGSSW; this is encoded by the coding sequence ATGCGCCACCTTTCTCTCCAATGCCTGATGATGCTGGTTCTGACCCTGGTGGCCTCCTCCGCACTTGCCCTCAGCGTCGAGGAGGTCCCCAATCCTCGCCACGTCAATGCCTGGGTCACCGACCACGCCGACATCCTCACCCCGGAGCAAGAGCTCGAGCTCAACACCATGCTCCACGAGCTCGAACACCTCACATCGGTCGAGGTCGCCCTCGTCACCCTCCACAGCGTCGATGCCCCCACCCCAAAGGACTTCGCCACGCGCCTCTTTAACTACTGGGGCGTCGGCAAAGAGGAGCTCAACAACGGACTCCTGGTCCTCCTCGTCATGGACGAGCGCCGCCTGGAGATGGAAACCGGCTACGGCCTCGAAGGCGTGTTGACCGATGGCTGGCTCGCCACAATCCAGGCCGAACACATGGTCCCCCACTTCAAAGAAGGTCAATTTGGCATCGGCCTGACCAGCGGCCTCGCCGAGATCTACAGGCGGCTCACGCCCCACCCCCTCCCAACACCTCACCCCGGTCCGGCGCTCCCCCCCACGAGCGAGGACGCCTGGCCCGGGGGCGCCGGCCTCGCCGATTTCGCAGCGGTCTCCAGCCTCGCCGACTTCAACGACCTCCTCGACCTCGTTGCTCGCGAAGGCATCAACGCCGCCGACTTCAACGACCGCGTCGAAACTCAACCCCCGAACACCTGCGTCTCCTGCTCCTGCCTCTCTTTCATGTTCATCCTCCTGCTCTACCTCCGGATCGCCGCCCGACGCGTCGGCATCCACTTCGGCGGGAGCATCGGCGGCGGTGGCGGTGGCGGTGGGGGCTCTTTTGGCGGCGGCCGCTCCGGGGGCGGGGGCTCCGGCTCCAGCTGGTAA
- a CDS encoding ATP-binding protein gives MSSSGTWKKLTRRAARLRQEEQRTLGTLLDAPGARVAIYGPPGVGKSHLAREVAEAWAEARSPGAVQEASVAWVDARSALPGESFFDTLALALGLGPISEFERERAVDLIAEALGERGATLVIFDDADRVAADLYPLLERVEALDELRILLTSRVVLGDKGVRSYTLSPLSREDARALFITTARQARPVFDPSRVDAGALDALLAHLDDLPLAIVLAAARLTILSVESLLQRLEKRFQILRPAHGGEDRSRQALGEAIGLSWELLDEVERATLAQCAVFSGDFDLEAAEAVIETGREDAWVGDVLQSLVLKSLVNTALSDEGEELRFSVLESVAQYAAAESAPMLIEAARRRHANHYAERAGQLDLEVRGPEGERALKRLLANTSNLSVAAERLRLSEPKRARELLFCMHPTFEVRGLLGAYLERIESIGREHPEVPDSARGALIRAAILRSAGRLDAAFEAVDEAERLFESAEGDASPRAPSRSELLLEKGRVLADLGRMEEAAQAWHQGADAGSSPFVAMQLNNELGRYAINRARLGLAAPDEDAEALFERGLQRLRSSYEAARSVTHVFFRLRISLGWAMALHEQDNTLAGMAVLREEIEALRERDYRTHELSALHHLSLLAYYAGDIREAIAISAESDRGFAEMGLGMQRARNASARTVYLMAAARPEEARDVVAQAVELCDAHHQSFSALVADAQGLLCAWEVGDHELLAIHLPRVQKRLRELHSPGHEAIAAAYDVFAKLHGVGGTLTLHEARTRVDEAVERLSQTGELRRPVEAPRWEAVGRAWRAMVELCAAGEHLEAGRWPEVYDALDEVEGVRLRQADTSITVPLRHAQQLAAEVKRRYALPAQRPTHLLRVQEQGRRVQLNEDAPIDLSSRSPLRRVLLALIERARSGMPSADMEAVVAAGWPGEQIEAKSAANRVYSTVRMLRNQGLDPVIVTDEVGYRIAEGVLIVG, from the coding sequence ATGAGCAGCTCGGGTACATGGAAAAAACTGACACGCCGTGCGGCGCGCCTGCGCCAGGAAGAGCAACGCACGCTTGGCACCTTGCTGGATGCCCCGGGGGCGCGGGTGGCCATCTACGGACCGCCCGGGGTGGGGAAGTCCCATCTCGCCAGGGAGGTGGCCGAGGCCTGGGCCGAGGCGCGCTCTCCGGGGGCGGTGCAGGAGGCCTCGGTGGCCTGGGTAGACGCGCGCTCGGCGCTGCCCGGGGAATCCTTCTTCGATACGCTGGCGCTGGCGCTGGGGCTGGGGCCCATCTCGGAGTTTGAGCGGGAACGGGCCGTCGACCTGATCGCCGAAGCGCTCGGCGAACGCGGTGCCACCCTGGTGATCTTTGATGATGCCGACCGCGTGGCCGCTGACCTGTACCCGCTTCTGGAGCGTGTGGAGGCGCTCGACGAGCTGCGCATCTTGCTGACCTCCCGTGTGGTGCTGGGCGACAAGGGGGTGCGTTCGTACACGCTCTCGCCATTGAGCCGGGAGGACGCGCGCGCTCTCTTTATCACCACGGCGCGCCAGGCCCGGCCGGTCTTTGACCCCTCGCGGGTCGATGCCGGGGCGCTCGACGCGCTGTTGGCTCATCTGGACGATCTGCCCCTGGCGATTGTGCTGGCGGCCGCGCGGCTGACGATTCTCTCGGTGGAGTCGCTGCTTCAGCGGCTGGAGAAGCGCTTTCAGATCCTGCGCCCGGCGCATGGGGGAGAAGATCGCTCCCGGCAGGCGCTGGGAGAGGCGATCGGCCTGTCGTGGGAGCTGCTCGACGAGGTGGAGCGGGCCACGCTGGCGCAATGTGCGGTGTTCTCCGGGGATTTTGACCTGGAGGCCGCCGAAGCGGTGATTGAAACCGGTCGAGAGGACGCCTGGGTGGGGGATGTCCTGCAGTCGCTGGTGCTGAAGTCGCTGGTGAATACCGCGTTGAGTGACGAGGGAGAGGAGCTGCGTTTCTCGGTGCTGGAGAGCGTGGCCCAGTACGCCGCCGCTGAGAGCGCGCCGATGCTGATCGAGGCCGCTCGCCGGCGCCACGCAAACCACTATGCGGAGCGGGCGGGGCAGCTCGATCTGGAGGTGCGCGGGCCCGAGGGGGAGCGCGCGCTGAAACGCCTGCTGGCCAACACCTCAAACCTGAGCGTGGCTGCTGAGCGCCTGCGGCTGAGCGAGCCGAAGCGGGCCCGGGAGTTGCTCTTTTGTATGCACCCGACCTTTGAGGTGCGCGGTCTGCTCGGGGCGTACCTGGAGCGCATCGAGTCCATCGGCCGGGAGCATCCCGAGGTGCCGGACTCGGCGCGGGGCGCGCTGATTCGGGCGGCGATATTACGTAGTGCGGGGCGACTCGACGCGGCGTTCGAAGCGGTGGATGAGGCGGAGCGTCTCTTTGAGAGCGCGGAAGGCGACGCTTCCCCCCGGGCGCCGAGCCGCTCGGAGTTATTGCTGGAAAAGGGGCGGGTGCTCGCCGACCTGGGGCGTATGGAGGAGGCGGCGCAGGCCTGGCATCAGGGCGCGGATGCGGGCAGTTCCCCCTTTGTCGCGATGCAACTCAACAATGAGCTGGGGCGCTATGCGATCAACCGCGCTCGCCTGGGCCTGGCGGCGCCCGATGAAGATGCGGAGGCGCTCTTTGAGCGAGGGCTGCAGCGCCTGCGCTCCTCGTACGAGGCCGCCCGGAGCGTGACGCATGTGTTTTTTCGCCTGCGGATCAGCCTGGGCTGGGCGATGGCGCTGCACGAGCAGGATAACACGCTGGCCGGCATGGCCGTGCTGCGCGAGGAGATCGAGGCCCTGCGTGAACGCGACTACCGGACTCACGAGCTCAGCGCGCTGCATCATCTCTCTTTGCTGGCCTATTATGCGGGGGATATTCGCGAGGCGATCGCGATTTCGGCCGAATCCGACCGGGGGTTTGCCGAGATGGGGCTGGGGATGCAACGCGCGCGCAACGCCTCCGCGCGTACCGTGTACCTGATGGCGGCCGCTCGCCCGGAGGAGGCCCGCGATGTGGTGGCGCAGGCCGTGGAGCTGTGCGACGCCCATCACCAGAGCTTCAGTGCGCTGGTCGCCGACGCGCAGGGCCTTCTCTGCGCCTGGGAAGTCGGCGATCACGAGCTGCTGGCGATTCACCTGCCGCGCGTACAAAAACGCCTCCGGGAGCTGCATTCGCCCGGGCATGAGGCCATCGCCGCAGCCTATGACGTCTTTGCGAAGCTGCACGGTGTGGGGGGCACGCTCACGCTCCACGAGGCGCGCACGCGTGTGGACGAGGCGGTGGAACGCTTGAGTCAGACCGGTGAGCTGCGCCGGCCGGTAGAAGCGCCGCGCTGGGAGGCGGTCGGGCGGGCCTGGCGAGCGATGGTCGAACTCTGTGCGGCCGGGGAACACCTGGAGGCCGGCCGCTGGCCCGAGGTCTACGACGCGTTGGACGAGGTCGAAGGCGTGCGCCTGCGGCAGGCCGATACCTCGATCACGGTGCCCCTTCGCCACGCACAGCAGCTGGCCGCCGAGGTCAAGAGGCGCTACGCGCTGCCGGCCCAACGTCCCACCCACCTGTTGCGTGTTCAGGAGCAGGGCCGCCGCGTGCAGCTCAACGAGGACGCCCCCATCGACCTGTCGAGCCGGTCGCCGCTGCGGCGAGTGCTGCTGGCGTTGATCGAGCGCGCGCGCAGCGGAATGCCCTCGGCGGATATGGAGGCGGTGGTGGCGGCGGGCTGGCCTGGCGAGCAGATCGAGGCCAAATCGGCGGCCAACCGGGTCTACAGCACGGTGCGCATGCTGCGAAACCAGGGGCTCGATCCGGTGATCGTCACCGATGAGGTGGGCTATCGCATCGCCGAGGGCGTACTGATCGTGGGGTGA
- a CDS encoding 1,4-dihydroxy-2-naphthoyl-CoA synthase — protein sequence MVSEIFDPGAWKPVEGFDFQDITYHRAVDQGTVRVAFNRPEIRNAFRPQTVDELFTALEHARQSADVGCVLITGNGPSPKDGGWAFCSGGDQAVRGKDGYQYAGRELADDPVARARLGRLHILEVQRLIRFMPKVVIAVVPGWAVGGGHSLHVVCDMTIASQEHAVFKQTDPDVASFDGGYGSALLARQVGQKRAREIFFLGLNYSAEEAFQMGMVNEVVPHAELEKRALEYGKLINSKSPTAMRMLKYAFNLPDEGLVGQQLFAGEATRLAYGTEEAQEGRDAFLEKRPQDYTKFPWHF from the coding sequence ATGGTCTCCGAGATCTTCGACCCCGGCGCCTGGAAGCCTGTAGAAGGCTTCGACTTTCAAGACATCACCTACCACCGCGCGGTGGATCAGGGCACGGTACGCGTGGCCTTTAACCGCCCGGAGATTCGCAACGCCTTCCGTCCCCAAACCGTCGACGAACTCTTTACCGCGTTGGAACACGCTCGACAGTCGGCCGACGTCGGCTGCGTGCTCATCACCGGTAATGGCCCCTCGCCCAAAGACGGCGGCTGGGCCTTCTGCTCCGGTGGCGACCAGGCTGTCCGCGGCAAAGATGGCTACCAGTACGCCGGCCGCGAACTCGCCGACGACCCGGTGGCCCGCGCGCGCCTGGGCCGCCTCCATATCCTGGAAGTTCAGCGCCTGATCCGCTTCATGCCCAAAGTCGTCATCGCTGTGGTACCCGGCTGGGCCGTCGGCGGCGGGCACAGCCTGCACGTGGTCTGCGACATGACCATCGCCAGCCAGGAACACGCCGTCTTCAAACAGACCGATCCCGATGTCGCCAGCTTCGATGGCGGCTACGGCTCTGCCCTGCTCGCACGTCAGGTCGGCCAGAAGCGCGCCCGCGAAATCTTCTTCCTGGGGCTCAACTACAGCGCCGAAGAAGCCTTCCAGATGGGCATGGTCAACGAAGTCGTTCCTCACGCCGAACTCGAAAAGCGCGCGCTGGAATACGGGAAGCTCATCAACTCCAAGAGCCCCACCGCCATGCGCATGCTCAAGTACGCCTTCAACCTCCCCGACGAGGGCCTGGTCGGGCAGCAGCTCTTTGCCGGCGAAGCCACTCGCCTGGCCTACGGCACCGAAGAAGCCCAGGAAGGACGCGATGCCTTCCTGGAGAAGAGACCCCAGGATTACACCAAGTTCCCCTGGCATTTCTGA
- a CDS encoding HugZ family protein, translating to MVECEKESGELEELRSEARALLKEARTGVLATLGRAEGTPYASVVDVAGAPKGGDLLLLLSDLAEHTRNLRVDARASVVVADAQGEGEVLERGRASFQGRVESVRGEALEALREHYLRCHPQARGYVGFADFNLYVLRVDRVRFVAGFGRMGWIEGEVWHALTED from the coding sequence ATGGTGGAATGTGAAAAAGAGTCGGGTGAGCTGGAGGAGCTGAGGAGCGAGGCTCGGGCCTTGCTCAAGGAGGCCCGCACGGGGGTGCTGGCCACCCTGGGGCGCGCCGAAGGCACCCCCTATGCCTCGGTGGTCGACGTGGCGGGGGCACCGAAAGGGGGCGACCTGCTGCTGTTGTTGAGTGATCTGGCCGAGCACACCCGCAACCTACGTGTGGACGCCCGGGCCTCGGTGGTGGTCGCCGACGCGCAGGGGGAGGGGGAGGTGCTGGAGCGCGGTCGGGCCAGCTTTCAGGGGCGAGTGGAGAGCGTGAGAGGAGAGGCGCTGGAGGCGCTGCGCGAGCACTACCTTCGCTGCCACCCGCAGGCGCGGGGGTACGTGGGCTTTGCGGACTTCAACCTGTATGTGCTGCGGGTGGATCGGGTGCGTTTTGTCGCCGGCTTCGGTCGCATGGGTTGGATCGAAGGGGAGGTCTGGCACGCGTTGACCGAGGACTGA
- a CDS encoding TPM domain-containing protein, with protein sequence MHHLRLLGLIITFLSFAASSAFALSVEKVPNPRHTNAWVTDQANILSPTQEEELNTMLGELEAQTSVEIALVTLDTIDAGTPKDFATSLFNHWGVGKKGADNGLLVLLVMSERRLEMETGYGLEAVLSDGWLAATQANHMVPHFKKGNFGTGLTRGLAAINTRVSTHSATPRADTSPAGDETPKSALAHLVDSSGGDSQTRSADETGENFASSCCCVSLLLLVLLWRIRKRRRRRRCPRCDHKMVPMPDAEIDRRLTPGHRLERELGSRLFLFEECPECHYVDDLVQKPNSAYKTCPSCSYLTLKIRVEELFPATTTSGGRRRIFQTCLHCDFEDHDDEATPRVQVQAPVQSSYSPPRRRHRKRERKRERHDSSPGLFSFGSSSSHDDDDDHNRRPPSGGSSGRSSGGGGSFGGGRSGGGGAGSSW encoded by the coding sequence ATGCACCATCTCCGCCTGCTGGGCCTTATCATCACATTCCTGAGCTTTGCGGCCTCATCCGCGTTCGCGCTCAGCGTTGAAAAGGTCCCCAACCCCCGCCACACCAACGCCTGGGTCACCGACCAGGCCAACATCCTCTCCCCGACGCAAGAGGAAGAGCTCAACACCATGCTTGGCGAGCTCGAAGCCCAGACCTCCGTCGAGATCGCCCTCGTCACCCTCGACACCATAGATGCGGGCACGCCAAAAGACTTTGCTACCAGCCTCTTCAACCACTGGGGCGTCGGCAAGAAGGGGGCCGACAACGGACTCCTGGTCCTCCTCGTCATGAGTGAGCGCCGCCTGGAGATGGAAACCGGCTACGGCCTCGAAGCGGTACTCTCCGATGGCTGGCTCGCCGCCACCCAGGCCAATCACATGGTCCCCCATTTCAAAAAGGGGAACTTTGGCACCGGCCTGACCCGCGGCCTGGCCGCGATCAACACCCGGGTGAGCACGCACTCGGCCACTCCCCGAGCCGACACTTCCCCGGCCGGCGACGAGACTCCAAAATCCGCCCTGGCCCACCTGGTCGACTCCTCCGGCGGCGACTCCCAAACGCGATCCGCAGATGAAACGGGCGAGAACTTCGCGTCCTCGTGTTGCTGTGTCTCGCTTCTCCTGCTCGTCCTCCTCTGGCGGATCCGCAAGCGCCGACGTCGCCGGCGTTGCCCCAGATGCGATCACAAGATGGTGCCGATGCCCGACGCGGAGATCGACCGTCGCCTCACGCCAGGGCACCGCCTGGAGCGCGAGCTCGGCTCCCGTCTCTTTCTCTTCGAAGAGTGTCCCGAGTGCCACTACGTCGACGACCTTGTGCAAAAGCCCAACTCCGCCTACAAAACCTGCCCTTCGTGCTCCTACCTCACCTTAAAGATTCGCGTCGAAGAGCTGTTCCCCGCGACCACCACGTCTGGCGGGCGTCGAAGGATCTTCCAGACGTGTCTGCACTGCGATTTTGAAGACCACGACGACGAGGCAACCCCGCGAGTTCAGGTCCAGGCCCCGGTCCAGAGCTCCTACTCGCCACCCCGGCGCCGCCATCGCAAGCGCGAGCGCAAGCGGGAGCGGCACGACTCCTCCCCGGGGCTCTTCAGCTTCGGCTCGTCCTCATCCCACGACGATGACGACGACCATAACCGCCGCCCCCCCTCCGGCGGCTCTTCCGGACGTTCCTCCGGCGGCGGTGGCTCCTTTGGCGGCGGCCGCTCCGGGGGCGGAGGCGCCGGCTCCAGCTGGTAG